A stretch of Rhododendron vialii isolate Sample 1 chromosome 4a, ASM3025357v1 DNA encodes these proteins:
- the LOC131322759 gene encoding uncharacterized protein LOC131322759 isoform X2, producing the protein MVDTIPLEDAFETQAINLAGETQVLDDPDVAAFETQAIDIAGETQVLDDPDGAANMGAQLLGNCYYEVVVTDGEGSDATEVLDDSVEFSDDDSAKRVGICAVHQESKLYSSAFKEDERGFKAKLDGLDIELQSSGFKQKTSTSVHAASWRACSSAARIMALKGTSDESSLIKSDTQSLKQYTSDFKEIAVIKNSSALGVEVDLEDFSGKCNEQIKGSGNENKYGVGSSIVRRLFMNDTLEGPDNCTNNADLPHLPACGDEVAGLSYVDSQEPGELSQDNALNFVDRFLKFNVMDVDQEGDIGRSTGEKSKPVSSTKGIQSLAKRTSFISTAGERGTFDWNDSLEDEGGGEFFTKKKEAFFDDGGGRRKRSCTKHQKVKNYSKGCGAVDETRDKGIVSQNSKRKDKTENIIDTKPKKNVTEELDEQLKTGAPDGTEAIVTDKDMPEMLNVGFDTQMAAESMEALCFGLDVANCDNEDSHDGSNNLNNGSSRGEKGDRAWSATHVRRTRSSSVKKCHLQGQTGFFTPIACRTRQRSVTNPLRAGIAPYNSGKASILNPKQSGENENENVNEQEKSCQKVRDTIAAVRIGEFRRTLRKFSGQLNGSTNPHGSVNQIVGQKTNGQSPGKSNRSKTNGLKRKNRESTNDGPVSPAVDKGVSGFAALECNSTDGNLAPKDMVGALTSKPSDRQRDADTISGGGNAKLQVSPGDKCKPSGSVSANCTTPVSAASLICVGDECLKQSCRKNLSRSFLMREIKSLISNSPEATSTTRDSRRRREMANVRVLFSHHLNGDMIKQQKKILARLGASVASSISEATHFITDEFVRTRNMLEAIAFGKPVVTHLWLESCGQAGCFIDERTYILRDAKKEKEFGFSLPVSLARACQRPLLQGQKVLITPNTKPCKELLASLVKAVHGQVVERIGRSAFKDSEIPEEFLVLSCEEDYAICVPFLEKGAAVYSSELLLNGMVTQKLEYERHRLFADCIEKTRSTIWLKQNSDRYLPVTKRK; encoded by the exons ATGGTTGATACCATTCCACTCGAAGACGCATTTGAGACCCAGGCTATAAATCTTGCCGGTGAAACTCAAGTATTGGATGATCCTGATGTTGCAGCATTTGAGACCCAGGCTATAGATATTGCTGGTGAAACTCAAGTATTGGATGATCCTGATGGTGCTGCAAACATGGGTGCCCAGTTGTTGGGCAATTGCTATTATGAAGTTGTTGTTACTGATGGTGAAGGATCAGATGCGACAGAAGTTTTAGATGATTCTGTGGAGTTCTCTGATGATGATTCAGCAAAAAGAGTGGGTATTTGTGCAGTGCATCAGGAGAGTAAGCTCTATTCCTCTGCTTTCAAAGAGGATGAGAGGGGATTTAAAGCAAAGTTAGATGGTTTGGACATTGAACTGCAGAGTTCAG GATTCAAGCAGAAGACTTCCACTTCAGTTCATGCAGCATCTTGGAGGGCCTGTTCTTCAGCAGCTCGTATCATGGCTCTTAAGGGAACCAGCGATGAGTCCTCTCTAATAAAGAGTGACACACAGTCTTTGAAGCAATATACTTCTGACTTTAAGGAGATAGCTGTTATTAAAAATTCATCGGCACTTGGAGTGGAAGTAGATCTGGAGGATTTTTCGGGCAAGTGCAATGAGCAGATTAAGGGATCAGGGAATGAAAACAAGTACGGGGTTGGTAGTTCAATAGTGAGGAGGCTTTTTATGAATGATACACTTGAAGGACCTGACAACTGCACAAATAATGCTGATTTGCCTCATTTACCTGCTTGTGGCGATGAAGTGGCGGGGTTAAGCTATGTTGACTCTCAAGAACCTGGAGAGTTGTCGCAAGACAATGCACTCAACTTTGTGGACAGGTTTCTGAAATTTAACGTCATGGATGTTGATCAAGAAGGTGACATTGGAAGGTCTACTGGGGAGAAATCAAAGCCCGTCTCAAGTACGAAAGGGATTCAAAGTTTGGCGAAAAGAACTAGTTTCATCAGTACAGCTGGAGAAAGAGGGACTTTTGATTGGAATGACAGCCTTGAAGATGAGGGAGGGGGTGAGTTTTTCACCAAAAAGAAGGAAGCGTTCTTTGATGATGGAGGTGGTCGGAGGAAGAGATCTTGTACCAAACATCAGAAGGTCAAGAATTACTCCAAAGGATGTGGGGCTGTTGATGAAACCAGGGACAAAGGGATAGTGTCGCAAAACTCAAAAAGGAAAGACAAGACAGAAAATATAATAGATACAAAACCTAAAAAGAACGTGACTGAGGAGTTGGATGAACAGTTAAAGACTGGCGCCCCAGATGGAACAGAAGCTATTGTTACTGACAAGGATATGCCGGAGATGCTTAATGTAGGTTTTGATACTCAAATGGCTGCTGAATCCATGGAAGCGTTGTGCTTTGGTTTGGATGTGGCTAACTGTGACAACGAAGACTCTCATGATGGTAGCAACAATCTTAATAACGGTTCTTCCAGAGGAGAAAAAGGGGATAGAGCATGGTCTGCGACGCATGTGCGACGGACGAGATCAAGTTCAGTCAAGAAATGCCATTTGCAAGGGCAAACTGGTTTTTTTACACCCATAGCTTGTCGAACTAGGCAGCGAAGTGTGACAAACCCGTTAAGGGCTGGAATTGCACCATATAATTCTGGAAAAGCCAGCATCCTTAATCCCAAGCAATCtggagaaaatgaaaatgaaaatgtgaaTGAGCAGGAGAAATCATGTCAGAAGGTGAGAGATACAATTGCTGCTGTCAGAATTGGTGAATTTAGAAGAACTCTTAGAAAGTTTTCAGGCCAGTTAAATGGAAGTACCAACCCACATGGATCAGTCAATCAAATTGTTGGGCAGAAAACTAATGGACAATCTCCTGGAAAATCAAACAGATCGAAAACCAATGgtttaaaaaggaaaaaccgAGAATCTACGAATGATGGTCCAGTTTCGCCTGCTGTGGATAAAGGTGTTTCAGGGTTTGCGGCTCTTGAATGTAACTCTACAGACGGAAATTTGGCCCCTAAAGACATGGTTGGGGCTTTGACATCCAAGCCTTCTGACAGGCAGAGGGATGCAGATACCATTTCAGGTGGAGGAAACGCCAAATTACAAGTGTCACCAGGGGATAAATGCAAGCCCTCTGGTTCAGTATCTGCTAATTGTACCACTCCTGTAAGCGCTGCATCGCTTATCTGTGTGGGTGATGAGTGTCTTAAACAGTCATGCAGAAAGAATTTGTCAAGATCATTCCTTATGAGGGAAATCAAGAGCTTAATTTCCAACAGTCCAGAGGCTACTTCTACAACCAGAGATTCTAGGAGGAGGCGAGAGATGGCTAATGTTCGAGTCTTGTTCAGTCACCACTTGAATGGGGATATGATCAAGCAGCAGAAGAAG ATTTTGGCTCGGCTAGGAGCTTCAGTAGCATCCTCTATTTCAGAAGCCACACACTTCATAACAGATGAGTTTGTGAGAACGAGGAATATGTTGGAAGCTATTGCCTTTGGCAAACCAGTGGTGACACATTTATGGCTTGAGAGCTGTGGACAAGCTGGTTGTTTCATTGACGAGAGAACTTACATATTGAGAGATgccaaaaaggaaaaggagttTGGCTTTAGCTTGCCAGTTTCATTGGCACGTGCATGCCAACGTCCACTTTTACAG GGGCAAAAAGTTCTGATCACTCCAAATACAAAACCTTGTAAAGAACTACTGGCGAGCTTGGTTAAGGCAGTTCATGGCCAG GTGGTGGAAAGAATTGGCAGATCAGCATTCAAGGATAGTGAAATTCCGGAGGAGTTCTTGGTTTTATCGTGCGAGGAAGATTATGCTATCTGTGTGCCTTTTCTTGAGAAAG GGGCTGCAGTTTACAGTTCCGAGCTGCTACTTAATGGAATGGTTACCCAGAAGCTAGAGTACGAAAG ACACCGTCTCTTCGCAGACTGCATCGAGAAAACCCGTTCAACGATATGGTTGAAACAAAACAGTGATCGTTATCTGCCTGTGACTAAACGCAAATAA
- the LOC131322759 gene encoding uncharacterized protein LOC131322759 isoform X3, with protein MGSIDDEIQAAKLNSSRDCCENRTQQFDSQSPPPSLLGFKQKTSTSVHAASWRACSSAARIMALKGTSDESSLIKSDTQSLKQYTSDFKEIAVIKNSSALGVEVDLEDFSGKCNEQIKGSGNENKYGVGSSIVRRLFMNDTLEGPDNCTNNADLPHLPACGDEVAGLSYVDSQEPGELSQDNALNFVDRFLKFNVMDVDQEGDIGRSTGEKSKPVSSTKGIQSLAKRTSFISTAGERGTFDWNDSLEDEGGGEFFTKKKEAFFDDGGGRRKRSCTKHQKVKNYSKGCGAVDETRDKGIVSQNSKRKDKTENIIDTKPKKNVTEELDEQLKTGAPDGTEAIVTDKDMPEMLNVGFDTQMAAESMEALCFGLDVANCDNEDSHDGSNNLNNGSSRGEKGDRAWSATHVRRTRSSSVKKCHLQGQTGFFTPIACRTRQRSVTNPLRAGIAPYNSGKASILNPKQSGENENENVNEQEKSCQKVRDTIAAVRIGEFRRTLRKFSGQLNGSTNPHGSVNQIVGQKTNGQSPGKSNRSKTNGLKRKNRESTNDGPVSPAVDKGVSGFAALECNSTDGNLAPKDMVGALTSKPSDRQRDADTISGGGNAKLQVSPGDKCKPSGSVSANCTTPVSAASLICVGDECLKQSCRKNLSRSFLMREIKSLISNSPEATSTTRDSRRRREMANVRVLFSHHLNGDMIKQQKKILARLGASVASSISEATHFITDEFVRTRNMLEAIAFGKPVVTHLWLESCGQAGCFIDERTYILRDAKKEKEFGFSLPVSLARACQRPLLQGQKVLITPNTKPCKELLASLVKAVHGQVVERIGRSAFKDSEIPEEFLVLSCEEDYAICVPFLEKGAAVYSSELLLNGMVTQKLEYERHRLFADCIEKTRSTIWLKQNSDRYLPVTKRK; from the exons ATGGGTTCAATTGATGATGAGATACAAGCGGCGAAGCTGAATTCGAGTAGGGATTGTTGCGAAAATAGAACCCAACAATTTGACAGTCAGTCTCCTCCGCCTTCACTGCTTG GATTCAAGCAGAAGACTTCCACTTCAGTTCATGCAGCATCTTGGAGGGCCTGTTCTTCAGCAGCTCGTATCATGGCTCTTAAGGGAACCAGCGATGAGTCCTCTCTAATAAAGAGTGACACACAGTCTTTGAAGCAATATACTTCTGACTTTAAGGAGATAGCTGTTATTAAAAATTCATCGGCACTTGGAGTGGAAGTAGATCTGGAGGATTTTTCGGGCAAGTGCAATGAGCAGATTAAGGGATCAGGGAATGAAAACAAGTACGGGGTTGGTAGTTCAATAGTGAGGAGGCTTTTTATGAATGATACACTTGAAGGACCTGACAACTGCACAAATAATGCTGATTTGCCTCATTTACCTGCTTGTGGCGATGAAGTGGCGGGGTTAAGCTATGTTGACTCTCAAGAACCTGGAGAGTTGTCGCAAGACAATGCACTCAACTTTGTGGACAGGTTTCTGAAATTTAACGTCATGGATGTTGATCAAGAAGGTGACATTGGAAGGTCTACTGGGGAGAAATCAAAGCCCGTCTCAAGTACGAAAGGGATTCAAAGTTTGGCGAAAAGAACTAGTTTCATCAGTACAGCTGGAGAAAGAGGGACTTTTGATTGGAATGACAGCCTTGAAGATGAGGGAGGGGGTGAGTTTTTCACCAAAAAGAAGGAAGCGTTCTTTGATGATGGAGGTGGTCGGAGGAAGAGATCTTGTACCAAACATCAGAAGGTCAAGAATTACTCCAAAGGATGTGGGGCTGTTGATGAAACCAGGGACAAAGGGATAGTGTCGCAAAACTCAAAAAGGAAAGACAAGACAGAAAATATAATAGATACAAAACCTAAAAAGAACGTGACTGAGGAGTTGGATGAACAGTTAAAGACTGGCGCCCCAGATGGAACAGAAGCTATTGTTACTGACAAGGATATGCCGGAGATGCTTAATGTAGGTTTTGATACTCAAATGGCTGCTGAATCCATGGAAGCGTTGTGCTTTGGTTTGGATGTGGCTAACTGTGACAACGAAGACTCTCATGATGGTAGCAACAATCTTAATAACGGTTCTTCCAGAGGAGAAAAAGGGGATAGAGCATGGTCTGCGACGCATGTGCGACGGACGAGATCAAGTTCAGTCAAGAAATGCCATTTGCAAGGGCAAACTGGTTTTTTTACACCCATAGCTTGTCGAACTAGGCAGCGAAGTGTGACAAACCCGTTAAGGGCTGGAATTGCACCATATAATTCTGGAAAAGCCAGCATCCTTAATCCCAAGCAATCtggagaaaatgaaaatgaaaatgtgaaTGAGCAGGAGAAATCATGTCAGAAGGTGAGAGATACAATTGCTGCTGTCAGAATTGGTGAATTTAGAAGAACTCTTAGAAAGTTTTCAGGCCAGTTAAATGGAAGTACCAACCCACATGGATCAGTCAATCAAATTGTTGGGCAGAAAACTAATGGACAATCTCCTGGAAAATCAAACAGATCGAAAACCAATGgtttaaaaaggaaaaaccgAGAATCTACGAATGATGGTCCAGTTTCGCCTGCTGTGGATAAAGGTGTTTCAGGGTTTGCGGCTCTTGAATGTAACTCTACAGACGGAAATTTGGCCCCTAAAGACATGGTTGGGGCTTTGACATCCAAGCCTTCTGACAGGCAGAGGGATGCAGATACCATTTCAGGTGGAGGAAACGCCAAATTACAAGTGTCACCAGGGGATAAATGCAAGCCCTCTGGTTCAGTATCTGCTAATTGTACCACTCCTGTAAGCGCTGCATCGCTTATCTGTGTGGGTGATGAGTGTCTTAAACAGTCATGCAGAAAGAATTTGTCAAGATCATTCCTTATGAGGGAAATCAAGAGCTTAATTTCCAACAGTCCAGAGGCTACTTCTACAACCAGAGATTCTAGGAGGAGGCGAGAGATGGCTAATGTTCGAGTCTTGTTCAGTCACCACTTGAATGGGGATATGATCAAGCAGCAGAAGAAG ATTTTGGCTCGGCTAGGAGCTTCAGTAGCATCCTCTATTTCAGAAGCCACACACTTCATAACAGATGAGTTTGTGAGAACGAGGAATATGTTGGAAGCTATTGCCTTTGGCAAACCAGTGGTGACACATTTATGGCTTGAGAGCTGTGGACAAGCTGGTTGTTTCATTGACGAGAGAACTTACATATTGAGAGATgccaaaaaggaaaaggagttTGGCTTTAGCTTGCCAGTTTCATTGGCACGTGCATGCCAACGTCCACTTTTACAG GGGCAAAAAGTTCTGATCACTCCAAATACAAAACCTTGTAAAGAACTACTGGCGAGCTTGGTTAAGGCAGTTCATGGCCAG GTGGTGGAAAGAATTGGCAGATCAGCATTCAAGGATAGTGAAATTCCGGAGGAGTTCTTGGTTTTATCGTGCGAGGAAGATTATGCTATCTGTGTGCCTTTTCTTGAGAAAG GGGCTGCAGTTTACAGTTCCGAGCTGCTACTTAATGGAATGGTTACCCAGAAGCTAGAGTACGAAAG ACACCGTCTCTTCGCAGACTGCATCGAGAAAACCCGTTCAACGATATGGTTGAAACAAAACAGTGATCGTTATCTGCCTGTGACTAAACGCAAATAA
- the LOC131322759 gene encoding uncharacterized protein LOC131322759 isoform X1, producing the protein MGSIDDEIQAAKLNSSRDCCENRTQQFDSQSPPPSLLGEKLKDKAFYELQFQQCTLPMVDTIPLEDAFETQAINLAGETQVLDDPDVAAFETQAIDIAGETQVLDDPDGAANMGAQLLGNCYYEVVVTDGEGSDATEVLDDSVEFSDDDSAKRVGICAVHQESKLYSSAFKEDERGFKAKLDGLDIELQSSGFKQKTSTSVHAASWRACSSAARIMALKGTSDESSLIKSDTQSLKQYTSDFKEIAVIKNSSALGVEVDLEDFSGKCNEQIKGSGNENKYGVGSSIVRRLFMNDTLEGPDNCTNNADLPHLPACGDEVAGLSYVDSQEPGELSQDNALNFVDRFLKFNVMDVDQEGDIGRSTGEKSKPVSSTKGIQSLAKRTSFISTAGERGTFDWNDSLEDEGGGEFFTKKKEAFFDDGGGRRKRSCTKHQKVKNYSKGCGAVDETRDKGIVSQNSKRKDKTENIIDTKPKKNVTEELDEQLKTGAPDGTEAIVTDKDMPEMLNVGFDTQMAAESMEALCFGLDVANCDNEDSHDGSNNLNNGSSRGEKGDRAWSATHVRRTRSSSVKKCHLQGQTGFFTPIACRTRQRSVTNPLRAGIAPYNSGKASILNPKQSGENENENVNEQEKSCQKVRDTIAAVRIGEFRRTLRKFSGQLNGSTNPHGSVNQIVGQKTNGQSPGKSNRSKTNGLKRKNRESTNDGPVSPAVDKGVSGFAALECNSTDGNLAPKDMVGALTSKPSDRQRDADTISGGGNAKLQVSPGDKCKPSGSVSANCTTPVSAASLICVGDECLKQSCRKNLSRSFLMREIKSLISNSPEATSTTRDSRRRREMANVRVLFSHHLNGDMIKQQKKILARLGASVASSISEATHFITDEFVRTRNMLEAIAFGKPVVTHLWLESCGQAGCFIDERTYILRDAKKEKEFGFSLPVSLARACQRPLLQGQKVLITPNTKPCKELLASLVKAVHGQVVERIGRSAFKDSEIPEEFLVLSCEEDYAICVPFLEKGAAVYSSELLLNGMVTQKLEYERHRLFADCIEKTRSTIWLKQNSDRYLPVTKRK; encoded by the exons ATGGGTTCAATTGATGATGAGATACAAGCGGCGAAGCTGAATTCGAGTAGGGATTGTTGCGAAAATAGAACCCAACAATTTGACAGTCAGTCTCCTCCGCCTTCACTGCTTG GTGAAAAACTCAAAGACAAGGCCTTCTATGAGTTACAGTTTCAGCAGTGTACATTGCCAATGGTTGATACCATTCCACTCGAAGACGCATTTGAGACCCAGGCTATAAATCTTGCCGGTGAAACTCAAGTATTGGATGATCCTGATGTTGCAGCATTTGAGACCCAGGCTATAGATATTGCTGGTGAAACTCAAGTATTGGATGATCCTGATGGTGCTGCAAACATGGGTGCCCAGTTGTTGGGCAATTGCTATTATGAAGTTGTTGTTACTGATGGTGAAGGATCAGATGCGACAGAAGTTTTAGATGATTCTGTGGAGTTCTCTGATGATGATTCAGCAAAAAGAGTGGGTATTTGTGCAGTGCATCAGGAGAGTAAGCTCTATTCCTCTGCTTTCAAAGAGGATGAGAGGGGATTTAAAGCAAAGTTAGATGGTTTGGACATTGAACTGCAGAGTTCAG GATTCAAGCAGAAGACTTCCACTTCAGTTCATGCAGCATCTTGGAGGGCCTGTTCTTCAGCAGCTCGTATCATGGCTCTTAAGGGAACCAGCGATGAGTCCTCTCTAATAAAGAGTGACACACAGTCTTTGAAGCAATATACTTCTGACTTTAAGGAGATAGCTGTTATTAAAAATTCATCGGCACTTGGAGTGGAAGTAGATCTGGAGGATTTTTCGGGCAAGTGCAATGAGCAGATTAAGGGATCAGGGAATGAAAACAAGTACGGGGTTGGTAGTTCAATAGTGAGGAGGCTTTTTATGAATGATACACTTGAAGGACCTGACAACTGCACAAATAATGCTGATTTGCCTCATTTACCTGCTTGTGGCGATGAAGTGGCGGGGTTAAGCTATGTTGACTCTCAAGAACCTGGAGAGTTGTCGCAAGACAATGCACTCAACTTTGTGGACAGGTTTCTGAAATTTAACGTCATGGATGTTGATCAAGAAGGTGACATTGGAAGGTCTACTGGGGAGAAATCAAAGCCCGTCTCAAGTACGAAAGGGATTCAAAGTTTGGCGAAAAGAACTAGTTTCATCAGTACAGCTGGAGAAAGAGGGACTTTTGATTGGAATGACAGCCTTGAAGATGAGGGAGGGGGTGAGTTTTTCACCAAAAAGAAGGAAGCGTTCTTTGATGATGGAGGTGGTCGGAGGAAGAGATCTTGTACCAAACATCAGAAGGTCAAGAATTACTCCAAAGGATGTGGGGCTGTTGATGAAACCAGGGACAAAGGGATAGTGTCGCAAAACTCAAAAAGGAAAGACAAGACAGAAAATATAATAGATACAAAACCTAAAAAGAACGTGACTGAGGAGTTGGATGAACAGTTAAAGACTGGCGCCCCAGATGGAACAGAAGCTATTGTTACTGACAAGGATATGCCGGAGATGCTTAATGTAGGTTTTGATACTCAAATGGCTGCTGAATCCATGGAAGCGTTGTGCTTTGGTTTGGATGTGGCTAACTGTGACAACGAAGACTCTCATGATGGTAGCAACAATCTTAATAACGGTTCTTCCAGAGGAGAAAAAGGGGATAGAGCATGGTCTGCGACGCATGTGCGACGGACGAGATCAAGTTCAGTCAAGAAATGCCATTTGCAAGGGCAAACTGGTTTTTTTACACCCATAGCTTGTCGAACTAGGCAGCGAAGTGTGACAAACCCGTTAAGGGCTGGAATTGCACCATATAATTCTGGAAAAGCCAGCATCCTTAATCCCAAGCAATCtggagaaaatgaaaatgaaaatgtgaaTGAGCAGGAGAAATCATGTCAGAAGGTGAGAGATACAATTGCTGCTGTCAGAATTGGTGAATTTAGAAGAACTCTTAGAAAGTTTTCAGGCCAGTTAAATGGAAGTACCAACCCACATGGATCAGTCAATCAAATTGTTGGGCAGAAAACTAATGGACAATCTCCTGGAAAATCAAACAGATCGAAAACCAATGgtttaaaaaggaaaaaccgAGAATCTACGAATGATGGTCCAGTTTCGCCTGCTGTGGATAAAGGTGTTTCAGGGTTTGCGGCTCTTGAATGTAACTCTACAGACGGAAATTTGGCCCCTAAAGACATGGTTGGGGCTTTGACATCCAAGCCTTCTGACAGGCAGAGGGATGCAGATACCATTTCAGGTGGAGGAAACGCCAAATTACAAGTGTCACCAGGGGATAAATGCAAGCCCTCTGGTTCAGTATCTGCTAATTGTACCACTCCTGTAAGCGCTGCATCGCTTATCTGTGTGGGTGATGAGTGTCTTAAACAGTCATGCAGAAAGAATTTGTCAAGATCATTCCTTATGAGGGAAATCAAGAGCTTAATTTCCAACAGTCCAGAGGCTACTTCTACAACCAGAGATTCTAGGAGGAGGCGAGAGATGGCTAATGTTCGAGTCTTGTTCAGTCACCACTTGAATGGGGATATGATCAAGCAGCAGAAGAAG ATTTTGGCTCGGCTAGGAGCTTCAGTAGCATCCTCTATTTCAGAAGCCACACACTTCATAACAGATGAGTTTGTGAGAACGAGGAATATGTTGGAAGCTATTGCCTTTGGCAAACCAGTGGTGACACATTTATGGCTTGAGAGCTGTGGACAAGCTGGTTGTTTCATTGACGAGAGAACTTACATATTGAGAGATgccaaaaaggaaaaggagttTGGCTTTAGCTTGCCAGTTTCATTGGCACGTGCATGCCAACGTCCACTTTTACAG GGGCAAAAAGTTCTGATCACTCCAAATACAAAACCTTGTAAAGAACTACTGGCGAGCTTGGTTAAGGCAGTTCATGGCCAG GTGGTGGAAAGAATTGGCAGATCAGCATTCAAGGATAGTGAAATTCCGGAGGAGTTCTTGGTTTTATCGTGCGAGGAAGATTATGCTATCTGTGTGCCTTTTCTTGAGAAAG GGGCTGCAGTTTACAGTTCCGAGCTGCTACTTAATGGAATGGTTACCCAGAAGCTAGAGTACGAAAG ACACCGTCTCTTCGCAGACTGCATCGAGAAAACCCGTTCAACGATATGGTTGAAACAAAACAGTGATCGTTATCTGCCTGTGACTAAACGCAAATAA